From Proteiniborus sp. MB09-C3, the proteins below share one genomic window:
- a CDS encoding UDP-N-acetylmuramoyl-L-alanyl-D-glutamate--2,6-diaminopimelate ligase codes for MKLSKITFDLDMEVVNGHTDVDITGVAYDSRKVEKGNAFIAIKGFKFDGHDFINEAIKKGAGVIIVQRDVALNSEITLIRVKDSRQALAKISSEFYNNPSNKFNLIGVTGTNGKTSTTYIIDSIFRVSGKKTGIIGTMGSKVNGRNIETKNTTPESLELQQLFDEMLKYNVENCIMEVSSHSLELNRVAYSNFDVGIFTNITVDHLDYHKTFENYYNAKKKLFYMTSKYNIINIDDEYGRRLIDELSKVNTPLLTYGIESKGDIYATDLQLKATGVSFKLHTPKGSADINMNIPGVFTVYNSLAAASCAFAYGISIEHIKEGLEQVKGVKGRFEVIPTNKDFTVIVDFAHTADALDKVLSVIEEFAEGRKIIVFGAGGDRDKSKRAPMGEVAGKHCDLCIVTSDNPRTEEPKKIIDDIIEGIKNVKGNYIAIVDRKEAIEYAIKNSRPKDIILLAGKGHETYTIIGEEVLTFDESKIVKEALKSI; via the coding sequence ATGAAGTTAAGTAAAATTACTTTCGACCTAGATATGGAAGTGGTAAATGGACATACAGACGTTGATATTACTGGAGTTGCTTATGATTCGAGAAAGGTTGAAAAAGGCAATGCTTTTATTGCTATTAAGGGATTTAAATTTGATGGTCATGATTTTATAAATGAGGCCATAAAAAAGGGAGCAGGAGTTATTATTGTTCAAAGAGATGTGGCACTTAACTCAGAAATAACTTTAATTAGGGTAAAAGATTCTAGGCAAGCTTTAGCTAAAATATCTTCTGAATTCTATAATAATCCTTCTAATAAATTTAATCTAATAGGTGTAACAGGGACAAATGGAAAGACAAGCACGACTTACATTATAGATTCAATATTTAGAGTGAGTGGGAAAAAGACTGGAATAATAGGAACTATGGGTAGTAAAGTAAATGGAAGGAATATAGAGACCAAAAATACAACCCCTGAGTCCTTAGAGCTTCAGCAATTATTTGACGAGATGTTAAAATATAATGTTGAGAATTGCATTATGGAGGTATCATCCCATTCTCTGGAATTAAATAGAGTTGCTTATAGTAATTTTGATGTGGGAATTTTTACCAATATCACTGTAGACCACTTAGATTATCATAAAACCTTTGAAAATTATTATAATGCAAAGAAGAAACTATTTTACATGACGAGTAAATATAATATTATAAATATTGATGACGAATATGGTAGAAGGCTTATTGATGAATTATCTAAAGTTAACACGCCATTATTAACATATGGAATAGAATCTAAGGGAGATATTTATGCAACAGATTTGCAGCTTAAAGCTACAGGTGTTAGCTTTAAATTACATACTCCTAAGGGGAGTGCTGATATAAATATGAATATCCCAGGTGTATTTACTGTATATAATAGCCTAGCAGCTGCCTCATGTGCCTTTGCATATGGCATAAGCATTGAACATATTAAAGAAGGCTTAGAGCAAGTAAAGGGAGTAAAAGGAAGATTTGAAGTGATTCCAACTAATAAGGACTTTACAGTTATCGTTGATTTTGCACATACTGCTGATGCCCTTGATAAAGTACTATCTGTTATTGAAGAATTTGCAGAAGGAAGAAAAATTATAGTCTTTGGAGCTGGAGGAGATAGAGATAAATCTAAAAGAGCTCCCATGGGAGAGGTAGCAGGAAAACATTGTGATTTATGCATTGTAACTTCAGATAACCCAAGAACAGAAGAGCCAAAAAAAATTATTGATGATATTATAGAAGGCATAAAAAATGTCAAAGGTAATTATATAGCTATTGTTGATAGAAAAGAAGCAATAGAATATGCTATTAAGAACAGCCGACCAAAAGATATAATATTATTAGCCGGTAAAGGTCATGAGACATATACCATTATTGGTGAAGAGGTATTGACTTTTGATGAAAGTAAAATTGTTA
- a CDS encoding stage V sporulation protein D, which produces MSLPTLSTKRRLIVTLLLVSALVFALIVRLGIIQIVQGEGLKKQALEQWTRGIPVKAERGFILDRNGKKLAISISRDTVWCRPIDIKDPEKDAKKVAEILQLNEEEVYKKITSKQSLVKIKQWIEKEESEALRKANIKGIEIAEDNKRYYPFGSFAAHIIGHNNVDQVGQYGIEAAFNKFLTGTAGKWVKTTDAAGRQLPYDNEKLYEAKNGLNVVLAMDETIQHFAEKAALEVLVKNKAKNVSIIVMEPKTGDLLAMANKPDYDPNKPTIPVNEDEAKSWEGLSQEEIQKKWYDMWRNFAVNDVYEPGSTFKIITAAAGLEENVVTPSSQFYCSGYVRQIKSGKPIKCWRYYNPHGSQTFVEGVQNSCNVVFVEVGLRLGAEKMYEYLRAFGFGELTGVPFSGESPGIIPSGPKAIKDVNLATISFGQGVAVTPIQLATAISAVANGGNLMIPRVVKELVDEEGNVIHKYEPEIKRKVISEETSKTLMKILESVVSDGTGKSAYVPGYRIAGKTGTAQKVVDGRYADGKYVASFAAIAPANDPRIVVIVIVDEPSNGGYYGGQIAAPVAGEVVKDVLNYLDVEPQFNKEEQESNEKENVTVPEVRNKNIKDASKIVLSLGLKYNTDAYFIEEGSVVLDQFPSPGTVVKRGSSIDLYIESKRQDTEKIIVPDLTGTTREQAIEVLNQLNLRFEFSGSGVVVGQMPKAGTEVDLNSLVNVRFDNVN; this is translated from the coding sequence GTGTCGCTACCCACTTTATCAACGAAAAGAAGGCTGATTGTTACCTTACTGCTTGTATCTGCATTAGTCTTCGCTTTGATTGTAAGATTGGGAATCATACAGATTGTTCAAGGTGAAGGACTTAAAAAACAAGCATTGGAACAATGGACTAGGGGAATTCCAGTAAAAGCTGAAAGAGGATTTATACTTGATAGAAATGGTAAGAAACTTGCAATAAGCATTAGCAGAGATACTGTGTGGTGTAGACCTATTGATATTAAGGATCCTGAGAAAGATGCTAAAAAAGTTGCTGAAATATTACAGCTTAATGAAGAAGAAGTATATAAAAAGATTACCAGTAAGCAGAGCTTAGTAAAGATAAAGCAGTGGATAGAGAAGGAAGAAAGTGAAGCTTTAAGAAAAGCTAATATAAAAGGTATAGAAATAGCTGAAGATAATAAGCGATATTATCCTTTTGGAAGCTTTGCAGCACATATAATAGGTCATAATAATGTAGACCAAGTAGGTCAGTATGGAATTGAGGCAGCATTTAACAAGTTTTTAACTGGAACAGCAGGAAAGTGGGTTAAAACTACAGATGCCGCAGGAAGACAGCTTCCCTATGATAATGAGAAACTCTACGAAGCGAAAAATGGTTTGAATGTTGTTTTAGCTATGGATGAGACTATACAACATTTTGCTGAAAAGGCAGCATTAGAGGTATTAGTTAAAAACAAAGCAAAAAATGTTTCGATCATAGTAATGGAGCCTAAGACAGGAGATTTATTGGCTATGGCTAACAAGCCGGACTATGATCCAAATAAACCCACAATACCTGTTAACGAAGATGAAGCTAAGTCTTGGGAGGGTTTATCACAGGAGGAAATTCAGAAAAAATGGTATGATATGTGGAGAAACTTTGCTGTTAACGACGTATATGAACCTGGGTCAACTTTTAAAATAATAACAGCTGCAGCAGGTCTCGAGGAAAATGTTGTAACTCCAAGTAGTCAATTTTATTGTAGTGGATATGTTAGACAAATAAAAAGCGGAAAACCTATTAAATGCTGGAGATATTATAATCCTCATGGTAGCCAAACATTTGTAGAAGGTGTACAAAATTCATGTAACGTAGTCTTTGTAGAGGTTGGTCTTAGATTAGGTGCAGAAAAAATGTACGAATACTTAAGAGCCTTTGGATTTGGCGAATTAACAGGAGTGCCATTCTCTGGGGAATCGCCAGGAATAATACCTAGCGGTCCTAAGGCAATAAAGGATGTAAATTTGGCTACTATCTCTTTTGGGCAGGGAGTTGCAGTTACTCCTATCCAGCTTGCTACAGCTATATCTGCTGTAGCAAATGGAGGAAATCTAATGATTCCTAGAGTAGTAAAGGAACTAGTAGATGAAGAGGGGAATGTTATACATAAATATGAGCCAGAAATTAAAAGAAAGGTTATTTCTGAAGAAACTTCAAAAACACTTATGAAAATATTGGAAAGCGTAGTTTCAGATGGAACAGGAAAAAGTGCTTATGTACCAGGATATCGAATAGCAGGGAAAACTGGAACTGCACAAAAAGTTGTTGATGGGCGTTATGCAGACGGTAAATATGTAGCTTCCTTTGCAGCAATAGCTCCTGCAAATGATCCTAGAATAGTTGTAATTGTAATTGTAGATGAGCCTAGCAATGGAGGATACTATGGTGGACAAATTGCTGCACCAGTTGCAGGTGAAGTAGTTAAGGATGTTTTGAATTATCTTGATGTAGAACCTCAATTTAATAAAGAAGAACAAGAGAGCAATGAAAAGGAAAATGTAACAGTTCCAGAAGTAAGAAATAAAAACATAAAAGATGCTAGTAAAATAGTTTTGTCACTAGGATTGAAGTACAATACTGATGCTTATTTTATAGAAGAAGGCTCCGTTGTTTTAGATCAGTTTCCTTCGCCAGGAACAGTTGTTAAGAGAGGATCTAGCATCGATTTATATATAGAATCAAAAAGACAGGACACTGAAAAAATAATAGTGCCAGATTTGACAGGAACTACTCGTGAACAAGCAATTGAGGTTTTAAACCAATTAAATCTTAGATTTGAATTCTCTGGGTCAGGAGTAGTTGTTGGGCAGATGCCGAAAGCAGGAACAGAAGTGGATTTAAATTCTCTAGTAAATGTAAGATTTGACAACGTTAATTAA
- the rsmH gene encoding 16S rRNA (cytosine(1402)-N(4))-methyltransferase RsmH, giving the protein MDFEHISVLLQESIEGLNIKKDGIYVDGTLGGAGHSKEIVKRLETGRLIGIDQDINAIEKATEVLKDYKDKVTIVHSNFKNLDVIVREQNISGIDGVLLDLGVSSHQLDEGERGFSYNKDSFLDMRMDTSQDLSGWDVVNKYSKKELERIIKEYGEERWAARIAEFIETERKNKAIDTTGELVDIIKKAIPSGARKDGPHPAKRTFQAVRIEVNKELEILKDSIINAVKVLNTGGRICIITFHSLEDRIVKETFKELSLECICPPGMPICTCNKKKELNIITRKPTLPSENEIEINPRSRSAKLRIGEKV; this is encoded by the coding sequence ATGGACTTTGAGCACATATCGGTATTATTACAGGAATCGATAGAAGGACTTAATATCAAGAAGGATGGAATATATGTTGATGGCACTCTTGGGGGTGCAGGTCATTCGAAGGAAATAGTGAAGAGACTAGAAACTGGGAGACTGATTGGCATAGACCAAGATATTAATGCTATAGAGAAGGCTACCGAGGTTCTTAAAGATTATAAGGATAAAGTAACAATAGTACACAGCAATTTTAAAAACTTGGATGTCATAGTCAGAGAGCAGAATATATCAGGAATAGATGGGGTACTTTTGGATTTAGGAGTTTCATCTCACCAATTAGACGAAGGGGAGAGAGGTTTCTCATATAACAAGGATTCATTTCTTGATATGCGAATGGACACATCTCAGGATTTAAGCGGATGGGATGTTGTAAATAAATATTCGAAAAAAGAGCTGGAAAGAATCATAAAAGAGTATGGTGAAGAAAGGTGGGCGGCTAGGATAGCTGAATTTATTGAGACAGAAAGAAAAAACAAGGCTATAGATACTACTGGCGAGCTAGTAGACATTATAAAGAAGGCTATTCCCAGTGGAGCTAGAAAAGATGGGCCACATCCTGCTAAAAGAACATTCCAAGCCGTACGTATAGAAGTAAATAAAGAGCTTGAGATACTTAAGGATTCAATTATTAATGCTGTGAAGGTACTAAATACTGGGGGAAGAATCTGCATAATTACATTTCATTCTCTAGAAGACAGGATTGTGAAAGAGACATTTAAGGAGTTAAGCCTTGAATGTATTTGTCCTCCAGGAATGCCTATATGCACATGTAACAAGAAAAAAGAGCTAAATATTATTACTAGAAAACCTACTTTGCCATCAGAAAATGAAATTGAAATTAATCCAAGGTCAAGAAGTGCAAAGCTAAGGATTGGAGAAAAAGTTTAA
- the mraZ gene encoding division/cell wall cluster transcriptional repressor MraZ gives MFIGEYQHSLDSKGRLIVPSKFRDDLGDIFIITKGLDNCLFVYPKSEWKILEEKLKLLPLTRKDARAFVRFFFSGATECELDKQGRILIPGNLREHCKIDKEAVIIGVSNRVEIWSKEEWDLYNDDENLSYESIAEKMAELGI, from the coding sequence ATGTTCATTGGTGAATATCAACATTCATTAGATAGTAAGGGACGCTTGATAGTTCCTTCAAAATTTAGAGATGACCTTGGTGATATCTTTATTATTACTAAGGGACTGGATAATTGCCTTTTTGTTTATCCTAAAAGTGAATGGAAGATATTAGAGGAAAAATTAAAGCTTTTACCACTTACTCGTAAGGATGCAAGAGCCTTTGTGAGGTTTTTCTTTTCTGGGGCGACTGAATGTGAATTAGATAAGCAAGGGAGAATTCTCATTCCTGGAAACCTAAGAGAGCATTGTAAAATAGATAAGGAAGCAGTAATAATAGGAGTTTCTAATCGAGTTGAGATATGGAGTAAGGAAGAATGGGATTTATATAATGATGATGAAAACCTTAGTTATGAATCAATAGCTGAAAAAATGGCTGAGCTTGGTATCTAA
- a CDS encoding Spo0E family sporulation regulatory protein-aspartic acid phosphatase: MKIIDEITNMRDKLNKSIMEDRDYEQIYRLSTQLDDLIVLFYQTETNERKKIKVS, translated from the coding sequence ATGAAGATTATTGACGAAATTACAAATATGAGGGACAAGCTTAATAAATCAATCATGGAAGACAGAGACTATGAACAAATATATAGATTGAGTACACAGTTAGACGATCTTATTGTTTTATTCTATCAAACAGAAACCAATGAACGAAAAAAGATTAAGGTTTCTTAA
- the lgt gene encoding prolipoprotein diacylglyceryl transferase, with amino-acid sequence MDPIAFEILGVPVRWYGIIISFGLLMATLVAMREAKRVGIKEEDILDLLLVAVPAAIIGARIYYVVFNWDYYKGDFMRIINTREGGLAIHGALIASIIVGIVFCKVKKIKFWKLADLTGPSIILGQAIGRWGNYANGEAHGGPTDLPWGIIVGGQKVHPTFLYESLWDFGVFLFLLWYRKRKKADGEVFLLYLALYSVGRFFIEGLRTDSLMYGTIRVAQLISVITIVISIVIIVILRKRSLSNNDEICE; translated from the coding sequence ATGGATCCAATTGCATTTGAAATATTGGGAGTGCCAGTTAGATGGTATGGAATTATTATTTCTTTTGGATTATTAATGGCGACACTAGTTGCCATGAGAGAAGCTAAAAGAGTTGGCATAAAAGAAGAGGATATTTTAGATTTATTATTAGTTGCTGTACCTGCTGCTATTATAGGGGCTAGGATTTACTATGTTGTATTTAACTGGGATTACTATAAAGGCGATTTTATGAGAATCATTAATACTAGAGAAGGTGGCTTGGCAATACATGGTGCTCTAATAGCTTCAATAATTGTTGGCATAGTATTTTGCAAGGTAAAGAAAATTAAGTTTTGGAAGCTTGCAGATTTGACTGGACCAAGTATTATTCTAGGGCAGGCCATAGGAAGATGGGGAAATTATGCAAATGGTGAAGCTCATGGTGGACCTACTGATTTACCTTGGGGAATTATCGTAGGGGGGCAAAAAGTACACCCGACCTTTTTATATGAATCATTATGGGATTTTGGAGTTTTCCTGTTTTTATTATGGTATAGAAAAAGAAAAAAAGCAGATGGAGAAGTTTTTCTATTATATCTTGCACTTTATTCTGTAGGGAGATTTTTCATTGAAGGATTGAGAACAGACAGCCTAATGTATGGTACAATTAGAGTTGCACAATTGATTAGCGTAATAACTATAGTTATTAGTATTGTAATCATTGTAATCCTTAGAAAAAGAAGTTTGTCAAATAATGATGAAATATGTGAATAA
- a CDS encoding pitrilysin family protein: MKINSIKSKKLNEEVLNVELSNGLKVFYMPKKNYVKKYAIYSTNYGSIDNIFIPIGDEKEIVVPEGIAHFLEHKLFEEPDINIFDEFAKLGSYVNAFTSNNQTAYLFSCVDDFEKNLELLVGFVQEPYFTDDNVEKEKGIIQQEIIMYNDSPDWKVYSNCLTGMYAKHPVRIDIAGTVESIKSINKELLYKCYNTFYNPSNMLIFMIGDIDFKKALAIIEKKQRKTEKLEKGISRIKIEEPESINEKLIEENSSVSIPLFNIGFKDLDVGYDGHKLVHKEICTNILLEVLYGNSSDFFWRLYEEGLINDSFGFQYLGYRDYGYAILAGESNNPREVHKRILQNAESAMKKGISESEFDRIKRKLIGYYIVELNSIENMATSFINYSYKNYSLLNYLETLESITIQNLEERCKNFLNENSCCLSIVNPK; the protein is encoded by the coding sequence TTGAAGATTAACTCTATAAAGAGCAAAAAACTCAATGAAGAGGTTCTTAATGTGGAGCTAAGCAATGGATTAAAGGTTTTTTATATGCCTAAGAAAAACTATGTCAAGAAATATGCCATATATTCAACTAATTATGGTTCAATTGATAATATATTTATTCCTATTGGAGATGAGAAAGAAATAGTAGTTCCAGAGGGTATAGCACATTTTCTAGAGCATAAGCTGTTTGAAGAGCCAGATATAAACATATTTGACGAATTTGCCAAATTAGGCTCATATGTAAATGCATTCACAAGCAATAATCAAACCGCATATCTTTTTTCATGTGTGGACGATTTTGAAAAGAATTTAGAATTGCTAGTTGGTTTTGTTCAAGAGCCTTATTTTACAGATGATAATGTGGAAAAAGAAAAGGGTATTATACAGCAAGAAATTATAATGTATAATGATTCACCTGATTGGAAGGTATATTCGAATTGTCTTACTGGAATGTATGCTAAGCATCCAGTAAGAATTGATATTGCAGGTACAGTTGAAAGTATAAAGAGCATAAATAAGGAGCTATTATATAAATGCTACAATACATTTTATAATCCAAGTAATATGCTTATATTTATGATAGGAGACATTGATTTTAAAAAAGCATTAGCTATAATTGAGAAAAAGCAAAGGAAAACAGAGAAGCTAGAGAAGGGAATATCTCGAATAAAGATTGAGGAGCCCGAGTCTATTAATGAAAAGCTTATTGAGGAAAATTCAAGTGTCTCTATACCTTTATTCAATATAGGATTTAAAGATTTAGATGTAGGCTATGATGGTCATAAGTTAGTGCACAAGGAAATTTGCACTAATATTTTACTCGAAGTGCTATATGGAAATAGTTCAGATTTTTTTTGGCGGCTTTATGAAGAAGGATTAATAAACGATAGCTTTGGATTTCAGTATTTAGGCTATAGAGATTATGGGTATGCAATTTTGGCAGGTGAATCAAATAATCCTAGAGAGGTCCATAAAAGAATACTACAAAATGCAGAGAGTGCAATGAAAAAAGGTATATCAGAAAGTGAATTTGATAGAATTAAGAGGAAATTAATTGGTTATTACATTGTGGAATTAAATTCTATTGAAAATATGGCAACAAGTTTTATAAATTATTCTTATAAAAACTACTCTTTACTTAATTATTTAGAAACATTAGAAAGCATAACTATTCAGAACTTAGAAGAAAGATGTAAAAACTTTCTTAATGAAAATAGTTGCTGCTTATCTATTGTCAATCCTAAGTAG
- a CDS encoding pitrilysin family protein, whose translation MEYNRREVGKCIGVNRISTDKFKSSFISFSFIRPLSNEEASLNALVPSVLKRGTMNYKTSMDIQKKLEELYGANLNLDVNKKGEKHIIRFSIEGPDAELTGAGDYNTKLFDILLDIIYNPLLEDGVFVEKYITQEKENLIKRIEGRINDKKQYAFDRAIEEMCKGEKFSVYKFGDIDNVKKIDNKSLYDHYKNMLETSPIEITIVGKSLDLDIEKILSSKVNLNRKDIIDIPRESLSNKKLSGKSVIFEKMDVSQGKLILGYRINIPYDDKLFDAFIVASEILGGGPNSKLFLYVREKESLAYYVYSQVLKYKSIMLISSGIESKNFEKTKEIIKSQVEEMIKGNFTEEDIKDAKNSITTSIKELQDNNYSIAEYYLSNAISKEDKSFDDYVKSIQSVTREEIIKSCELKLDTIYFLTNEDEG comes from the coding sequence ATGGAATATAACAGAAGAGAAGTGGGAAAGTGTATAGGTGTTAATAGAATAAGTACTGACAAATTCAAGTCAAGTTTTATTAGCTTCAGTTTTATAAGACCTTTATCCAATGAAGAAGCTTCATTAAATGCTCTAGTGCCTTCAGTTCTAAAAAGGGGCACTATGAATTACAAAACTTCTATGGATATACAGAAAAAGCTTGAAGAACTTTATGGTGCAAATTTAAATCTAGATGTAAATAAGAAGGGTGAAAAGCACATTATAAGATTTTCTATAGAAGGTCCAGATGCTGAACTTACAGGGGCAGGTGACTATAATACTAAGCTTTTCGATATACTTTTAGATATTATATATAACCCTTTACTAGAGGATGGAGTTTTTGTAGAGAAGTATATAACTCAGGAGAAAGAAAATCTAATAAAGAGAATTGAAGGACGAATTAATGACAAGAAACAGTATGCTTTTGATAGAGCTATAGAGGAAATGTGTAAGGGTGAGAAATTTAGTGTTTATAAATTTGGAGATATTGATAATGTAAAGAAGATAGATAATAAGAGTTTGTATGACCATTATAAAAATATGTTAGAAACTAGTCCTATAGAAATAACGATTGTTGGGAAATCATTAGACTTAGATATTGAAAAAATATTGAGCAGTAAAGTTAATTTAAATAGAAAAGATATTATTGATATTCCACGAGAAAGCCTATCAAACAAAAAATTAAGTGGGAAAAGTGTTATATTTGAAAAAATGGATGTTAGCCAAGGCAAATTAATACTAGGCTATAGAATAAATATACCCTATGACGATAAATTATTCGATGCTTTTATAGTGGCCAGTGAAATACTTGGAGGTGGGCCAAATTCTAAACTTTTTTTATATGTTAGAGAAAAAGAAAGTTTAGCCTATTATGTGTATTCTCAAGTGCTTAAATATAAGTCTATTATGTTGATATCCTCGGGTATTGAAAGTAAAAATTTCGAAAAAACAAAAGAAATAATTAAGAGTCAGGTAGAAGAAATGATTAAAGGTAATTTTACTGAAGAGGATATAAAAGATGCTAAAAACTCAATAACTACGTCAATAAAGGAATTACAGGATAATAATTATTCTATAGCTGAGTATTATTTAAGTAACGCTATCTCAAAGGAGGATAAATCCTTTGATGATTATGTAAAAAGTATTCAAAGTGTTACAAGAGAAGAGATTATTAAATCCTGCGAACTAAAGCTAGATACTATTTATTTCCTAACTAATGAAGATGAGGGGTGA
- a CDS encoding ferrochelatase produces the protein MKKLIFFDKNSIYIFLFVFFSVLYLVFEEPKESIFLILSVCVLIIIIKDREKILKETPFYYLIFVFVLSYLISILFISTRGYSMNLSTTGRSKEVEGKAVLLVYEGEPEMYSFQKIITNINKNGTIKSKMLSPFVLYEYKRYYQRLGKSDYRKNTMEIGSELQTFLSEGFKVYLSYMYDTTYVEEALINIANDGYKDVIIVPVFLTDGQNLSILKSRIEKMKLFKLNIEVKYIEPLWNSEAMVTSYESIIEQHINKDNIGSTGIILVGEGQIGYEKDKNLKAAREDSMFRNRIKSKLLNYLSIDENKIKAGWFKYIEPDYVDSLNALLDYSIGEIIIIYTKPSVTNIENTIISRSIASKVDIPEGVKVIIIDGFLHDLLFINELKNRIEFTNLQKWE, from the coding sequence ATGAAGAAGCTAATATTTTTTGATAAAAACTCAATATACATATTCCTATTTGTATTTTTTAGTGTGCTGTATCTAGTTTTTGAAGAACCGAAGGAAAGTATTTTTCTTATTCTTTCTGTCTGTGTCCTTATAATAATTATAAAAGATAGGGAGAAAATATTAAAGGAAACTCCTTTTTATTATTTAATATTTGTTTTTGTATTATCTTATTTAATTTCGATTCTCTTTATAAGTACTAGAGGTTATTCCATGAATTTATCGACTACAGGAAGAAGTAAGGAAGTTGAAGGAAAAGCAGTACTATTGGTATACGAGGGAGAACCTGAAATGTATTCCTTTCAAAAGATTATAACAAATATTAATAAAAATGGAACAATAAAAAGTAAGATGCTTTCACCCTTTGTCTTATACGAATATAAAAGATACTATCAGAGGTTAGGCAAAAGTGATTATAGGAAGAATACAATGGAGATAGGATCGGAGCTTCAGACCTTTTTATCTGAGGGCTTTAAAGTATATCTATCTTATATGTATGATACCACATACGTAGAGGAGGCTTTAATTAATATTGCCAATGATGGATATAAGGATGTAATAATTGTTCCAGTGTTCCTGACAGATGGTCAAAACCTAAGTATTTTAAAATCTAGAATTGAAAAAATGAAATTATTTAAACTAAATATAGAGGTGAAATATATAGAACCCTTATGGAATAGTGAGGCTATGGTAACCTCATACGAAAGTATTATTGAACAGCATATAAACAAGGATAACATAGGCAGTACTGGTATCATATTAGTTGGTGAAGGTCAAATAGGGTATGAGAAAGACAAGAATCTAAAAGCAGCAAGAGAAGATTCAATGTTTAGAAATAGAATTAAATCCAAATTATTGAACTACCTTAGTATAGATGAAAACAAGATTAAAGCTGGCTGGTTTAAATATATAGAGCCTGATTATGTGGATTCTTTGAATGCTCTACTAGATTACAGTATAGGCGAAATTATAATAATTTACACTAAACCATCTGTTACCAATATTGAAAACACTATTATCTCAAGAAGTATTGCTTCAAAAGTTGATATTCCAGAGGGTGTAAAGGTGATAATTATAGATGGTTTTTTACATGATCTGCTGTTTATTAATGAACTAAAGAATAGAATTGAATTTACAAATCTTCAGAAATGGGAATAG
- a CDS encoding YhcN/YlaJ family sporulation lipoprotein gives MNKIFRMLYSISVILLIVFIVSGCQAPRKPGPNVGTENNRTDEGQKTQQERKATEINQEVIKGEEAADSLVGLTGIDDATVIFWGDKAVVAVIVSGEKEGILSEELREKIINTVKGFNPNITEVDIATDKKTFDKLDDIQQSMIRGEQIKNLGKDIEGVLNKIKNTK, from the coding sequence GTGAACAAAATATTTCGCATGCTGTATAGTATTTCTGTCATATTATTGATTGTTTTTATTGTATCAGGCTGTCAGGCTCCTAGAAAACCTGGACCTAATGTGGGTACAGAAAATAATAGAACTGATGAAGGACAGAAAACTCAACAAGAAAGAAAAGCTACAGAAATAAATCAAGAAGTAATAAAAGGTGAGGAAGCGGCAGATTCATTAGTAGGACTAACAGGAATTGATGATGCAACTGTAATATTTTGGGGAGATAAGGCTGTAGTGGCAGTTATAGTATCAGGAGAAAAAGAAGGTATATTATCTGAAGAATTGCGAGAAAAAATAATAAATACAGTAAAGGGCTTTAATCCAAATATTACTGAAGTAGACATTGCGACAGATAAAAAGACATTCGACAAATTAGATGACATCCAACAATCCATGATTAGAGGAGAGCAGATTAAAAACCTTGGTAAAGACATTGAGGGTGTATTAAATAAGATTAAAAATACAAAGTAA